The following proteins come from a genomic window of Paucimonas lemoignei:
- the mexE gene encoding multidrug efflux RND membrane fusion protein MexE has product MAQTFNHLRFPLAALAVVVISACGKTPEATMAPAAAKVSVAKVLEQPVNEWDEFTGRLEAPETVEIRPRVSGQIDAVAFTDGALVKKGDLLFQIDPRPFQSEVRRLEAQLQQARATSNRTENEAQRGERLRTNNAISAELADSRTTTAQEARAGVAAIQAQLDLAKLNLSFTRVTAPISGRVSRAEITAGNIVTADVTPLTSVVSTDKVYAYFDADERVFLKYADLARKGQRGQTTPVYLGLSNEVGNPHQGQMNFVDNQVNPRTGTIRGRAVFDNADGSFTPGLYARVKLVGSGVYSAVLINDEAVGTDLGKKFVLVIDKDNKSAYRPVELGPKVEGLRIVRSGLNKDDTIVVKGLQRVRPGQPVTPEMTPMASDDTLAALLKQRQALEASNLPQVTPKAAVKVAGITAPRG; this is encoded by the coding sequence ATGGCTCAGACATTCAATCATTTGCGCTTCCCCCTTGCCGCGTTGGCTGTGGTGGTGATAAGTGCCTGCGGCAAGACACCCGAGGCCACCATGGCTCCGGCAGCCGCCAAGGTCAGCGTTGCCAAGGTACTGGAACAACCTGTCAATGAATGGGATGAGTTCACGGGCCGCCTCGAAGCGCCGGAAACCGTTGAGATACGCCCACGGGTGTCGGGTCAGATTGACGCTGTCGCTTTCACTGACGGCGCATTGGTCAAGAAAGGCGACCTGCTGTTCCAGATCGACCCCCGCCCCTTCCAGTCAGAAGTTCGTCGCCTCGAAGCCCAGCTGCAACAGGCGCGTGCCACGTCGAACCGCACTGAGAACGAAGCCCAACGGGGTGAGCGTCTGCGCACCAACAACGCGATTTCCGCAGAACTGGCCGACTCTCGTACCACCACGGCACAAGAGGCCCGTGCCGGTGTGGCAGCCATCCAGGCACAGCTGGACCTGGCCAAACTGAACCTGAGCTTCACCCGCGTCACAGCGCCCATCAGCGGCCGGGTCAGCCGCGCTGAAATCACCGCAGGCAATATCGTGACCGCCGATGTCACGCCTTTGACCAGCGTCGTGTCGACCGACAAGGTGTACGCCTACTTTGATGCGGACGAGCGCGTCTTCCTTAAATACGCCGACCTGGCCCGCAAAGGCCAGCGTGGCCAGACCACCCCGGTGTATCTGGGCCTTTCCAATGAAGTCGGGAACCCGCATCAGGGTCAGATGAACTTCGTCGACAACCAGGTCAACCCGCGTACCGGCACCATTCGTGGCCGTGCCGTGTTCGACAACGCCGACGGCAGCTTCACCCCTGGCCTGTATGCAAGGGTCAAGCTGGTGGGCAGCGGGGTTTACTCGGCAGTGTTGATCAATGACGAAGCGGTCGGTACCGACCTGGGCAAGAAGTTCGTATTAGTCATCGACAAAGACAACAAATCCGCCTATCGCCCGGTGGAGCTGGGGCCCAAAGTCGAAGGTTTGCGCATCGTGCGCAGCGGCCTGAATAAAGACGACACCATCGTGGTCAAGGGCTTGCAACGGGTGCGCCCTGGCCAGCCAGTGACCCCGGAAATGACCCCCATGGCCAGCGACGACACCCTCGCCGCGCTCCTCAAACAACGCCAGGCTCTTGAAGCCAGCAACCTGCCGCAAGTGACGCCCAAAGCAGCTGTCAAAGTTGCCGGCATCACAGCGCCGCGCGGTTAA
- the rstB gene encoding periplasmic sensor Signal transduction histidine kinase — protein MFKMLARLYLIMLVTYGVALYVVPELVLKLFDERTVTYNQQQAKGTLRLIQARFSQTPLDAWPALERELHEDFAPLQLRVIPLNDVSLSDNERADLRQGKNAVRRGYYGEWGTALTLLPGDQVIELVSPDPPVDINIIYWLMNILVGAALLGCLWLWARPHWRDLQRLKRTAMRLGNGNLAERTQISPRSNIGELAQVFDKMAQDIEGLINQQQELLNAVSHELRTPLSRLEFGMALVMADPLEAPTRRRLEQMLGHVRELDSLIDELLSYTRLQSPYQLADLQEVPVQAYLDSVLGSFIAEQESRRFDLILQLDVGAERFVLDPRLTARALQNLINNAIRYCHQTVRFSAHIHRASGLTFTIEDDGIGIPEQERERVFEPFYRLDRSRDRETGGFGLGLAISRRAMECQGGTLVVDSSPLGGARFEVSVPTVTRR, from the coding sequence ATGTTCAAGATGCTCGCCCGGCTGTACCTGATCATGCTGGTGACCTACGGCGTTGCGCTTTATGTCGTCCCGGAGTTGGTCCTCAAGCTGTTCGATGAACGCACTGTCACCTATAACCAGCAGCAAGCCAAAGGCACATTGCGGTTGATCCAGGCCCGCTTCAGTCAAACACCTCTGGACGCCTGGCCCGCACTGGAGCGCGAGCTGCATGAGGATTTTGCCCCGCTGCAGTTGCGGGTCATCCCGTTGAACGATGTCAGCCTGAGCGACAACGAACGCGCCGATCTCAGGCAGGGCAAAAATGCGGTGCGCCGTGGATACTATGGCGAATGGGGCACGGCCTTGACGTTGCTGCCGGGGGATCAGGTGATCGAACTGGTGTCACCGGACCCTCCCGTGGACATCAACATCATTTACTGGCTGATGAACATTCTGGTGGGTGCGGCCCTGCTCGGCTGTCTGTGGCTCTGGGCAAGGCCCCATTGGCGCGATCTGCAGCGACTCAAACGCACTGCCATGCGCCTGGGCAATGGAAATCTTGCCGAACGCACGCAGATCTCGCCGCGTTCGAATATCGGTGAGCTGGCTCAAGTGTTCGACAAAATGGCTCAGGACATCGAAGGGCTGATCAACCAGCAACAGGAACTGCTCAACGCCGTGTCCCATGAATTACGCACGCCATTGTCCAGGCTGGAATTCGGCATGGCGCTGGTCATGGCCGACCCACTGGAGGCGCCCACCAGGCGGCGCCTCGAGCAGATGCTGGGCCACGTTCGGGAGCTGGACTCGCTGATTGACGAGTTGTTGTCCTACACCCGCCTGCAATCACCGTATCAACTTGCGGACTTGCAGGAAGTGCCGGTACAGGCGTATCTGGACAGCGTTCTGGGCAGCTTCATCGCCGAGCAGGAAAGCCGCCGGTTTGACCTGATCCTGCAGCTGGACGTCGGCGCCGAGCGGTTTGTGCTTGATCCGCGCCTCACTGCTCGCGCACTGCAAAACCTGATCAACAATGCCATTCGCTATTGCCACCAGACCGTTCGATTCAGTGCCCACATTCATCGCGCATCGGGCCTGACCTTTACCATCGAGGACGACGGCATCGGCATCCCTGAACAGGAACGGGAGCGGGTCTTCGAGCCGTTCTATCGCCTGGACCGAAGCCGTGATCGTGAAACCGGTGGCTTTGGTCTTGGGCTGGCGATCAGCCGACGTGCCATGGAGTGTCAGGGCGGTACACTTGTCGTCGACTCGTCGCCGCTGGGTGGCGCAAGGTTCGAAGTCTCTGTGCCGACGGTCACGAGGCGCTGA
- the ompR_5 gene encoding response regulator protein, protein MLVEDDAALSELIASYLQRFDYDVAVINRGDRALDGLLRLRPDLVILDLMLPGLDGLHVCRQLRDEAPGLPIIMLTARDNSDDQILGLETGADDYVAKPCEPRVLLARIRTLLRRSTAAPRQRDDQQKIVLGQLTIDLAERQVQWRAQDVELSSGEYNLLQVLASHVGEVLSRDQLIGQLRGIEFNGVDRSVDVAISKLRRKFEDDPAEPRKIKTVWGKGYLLSRAEWDE, encoded by the coding sequence ATGCTTGTCGAGGATGACGCCGCGCTGTCTGAGCTGATCGCCAGCTACCTGCAGCGCTTCGATTACGACGTGGCGGTGATTAACCGCGGCGATCGGGCGTTGGACGGTCTACTGCGTTTACGTCCCGACCTGGTAATTCTCGACCTCATGCTGCCAGGCCTCGATGGCCTGCACGTATGCCGACAGCTGCGCGACGAAGCGCCGGGATTGCCGATCATCATGCTGACCGCGCGCGACAACAGCGATGACCAGATCCTGGGCCTGGAAACGGGCGCTGATGATTACGTGGCCAAACCCTGTGAGCCCAGAGTGCTGCTCGCGCGGATTCGTACCCTGTTGCGACGCAGCACTGCCGCGCCTCGGCAGCGTGACGACCAGCAGAAAATCGTGCTCGGCCAACTGACCATCGATCTGGCGGAGCGCCAGGTGCAGTGGCGAGCTCAGGACGTGGAGCTGTCGTCCGGTGAATACAATCTGTTGCAGGTTCTGGCCAGCCATGTGGGTGAGGTCTTGAGCCGCGACCAGCTCATCGGACAACTGCGGGGTATCGAGTTCAATGGTGTTGACCGCTCAGTGGACGTGGCCATTTCCAAACTGCGACGCAAATTCGAAGACGATCCCGCCGAACCGCGCAAGATCAAAACCGTGTGGGGCAAGGGTTACCTGCTCAGCCGCGCCGAGTGGGATGAGTAG
- the cdhB gene encoding protein CdhB, with translation MPALTTYTTQVQRAWVDYNGHLRDAFYLLIFSYATDALMDILGLDGDNREASGHSLFTLEVHLNYLHEVKLGAEVEVHTQLIAHDAKRLHLYHSLHLVADDTELAGNEQMLLHVDLAGPHATPFTEATQERLKAITASQAELPKPKLLGSVIGLPARK, from the coding sequence ATGCCAGCACTGACCACCTACACCACCCAAGTCCAGCGCGCCTGGGTCGACTACAACGGCCACTTGCGCGACGCGTTCTACCTGCTGATCTTCAGCTACGCCACCGATGCATTGATGGACATTCTGGGCCTGGATGGCGATAACCGCGAAGCCAGCGGCCACTCGCTGTTCACCCTGGAGGTGCACCTCAATTACCTGCATGAAGTGAAACTCGGCGCCGAGGTTGAGGTGCATACCCAACTGATCGCCCACGACGCCAAACGTCTACACCTCTATCACAGCTTGCATTTGGTCGCAGATGACACGGAGCTGGCGGGCAATGAACAGATGCTGCTGCACGTTGACCTGGCTGGCCCGCATGCAACCCCGTTTACCGAGGCTACACAGGAGAGACTCAAGGCAATAACCGCCTCACAGGCTGAGCTGCCGAAACCCAAACTTCTCGGCAGCGTCATTGGGTTGCCCGCCAGAAAATAG
- the paaH gene encoding 3-hydroxyacyl-CoA dehydrogenase, whose amino-acid sequence MSFITEIKTFAALGSGVIGSGWVSRALAHGLDVVAWDPAPGAEAALRQRVANAWGALEQQGLAPGAAQTRLRFVATVEECVRDADFIQESAPERLELKLDLHSRISAAARPNVLIASSTSGLLPSAFYEGSTHPERCVVGHPFNPVYLLPLVEVVGGKNTAPAAIQAAIEVYESLGMRPLHVRKEVPGFIADRLLEALWREALHLVNDGVATTGEIDDAIRFGAGLRWSFMGTFLTYTLAGGDAGMRHFMAQFGPALKLPWTYLQAPELTDKLIDDVVDGTADQLGERSISQLERYRDDCLLAVLEAVKATKAKHGMSFTE is encoded by the coding sequence ATGAGCTTTATCACTGAAATCAAAACCTTCGCCGCTCTGGGCAGCGGTGTCATCGGCAGCGGCTGGGTATCGCGCGCCCTCGCCCATGGCCTGGATGTGGTCGCCTGGGACCCAGCGCCGGGCGCCGAAGCAGCGCTGCGCCAGCGTGTCGCCAATGCCTGGGGCGCCCTGGAGCAACAGGGCCTGGCACCCGGTGCAGCCCAGACCCGTCTGCGCTTTGTCGCCACTGTCGAAGAATGCGTGAGAGACGCCGACTTCATCCAGGAAAGCGCCCCTGAACGCCTGGAACTGAAACTGGATCTGCACAGCAGGATCAGCGCGGCGGCCAGGCCCAATGTGTTGATTGCTTCAAGTACGTCCGGCCTGTTGCCCAGTGCCTTCTACGAAGGTTCTACGCACCCGGAACGCTGCGTGGTGGGTCACCCGTTCAACCCGGTGTACCTGCTGCCGTTGGTGGAAGTGGTAGGCGGCAAAAATACTGCTCCGGCAGCCATTCAAGCGGCGATTGAGGTGTACGAATCCCTCGGCATGCGCCCGCTGCATGTGCGCAAGGAAGTCCCCGGCTTTATCGCTGACCGCCTGCTCGAAGCGCTGTGGCGCGAGGCGCTGCATCTGGTCAATGACGGTGTGGCGACCACCGGCGAAATCGATGACGCGATTCGCTTCGGCGCCGGGTTGCGCTGGTCATTCATGGGTACTTTTCTCACCTACACATTGGCAGGTGGCGACGCCGGCATGCGCCACTTCATGGCGCAGTTCGGCCCTGCGTTGAAGTTGCCGTGGACCTACCTGCAGGCGCCGGAGCTGACCGATAAATTGATCGACGATGTGGTTGACGGCACCGCTGATCAGCTCGGCGAACGCAGCATTTCGCAGCTGGAGCGCTACCGCGATGATTGCTTGCTCGCCGTGCTGGAGGCGGTGAAGGCGACCAAAGCCAAGCACGGCATGAGCTTTACCGAATAA
- the cdhC gene encoding protein CdhC: protein MNHDVIITCALTGAGDTSARSPHVPVTPKQIAAAAVEAAKAGATVVHCHVRDPQTGKFSRDVALYREVMERIREADIDIIVNLTAGMGGDLEIGGGERPMEFGPNTDLVGPLTRLAHVEELLPEICTLDCGTLNFGDGDTIYVSTPAQLRAGAKRIQELGVKAELEIFDTGHLWFAKQMIKEGLLDNPLFQLCMGIPWGAPADTTTMKAMVDNLPADAVWAGFGIGRMQMPMAAQAVLLGGNVRVGLEDNLWLDKGVLATNGQLVERASEILSRLGARVMTPAEGRIKMGLTQRG from the coding sequence ATGAACCACGACGTCATCATCACCTGCGCACTCACCGGTGCTGGCGACACGAGCGCCAGAAGCCCACATGTACCGGTCACGCCCAAACAAATCGCGGCCGCCGCCGTGGAAGCCGCCAAGGCCGGTGCCACGGTGGTGCACTGCCATGTGCGTGACCCACAGACCGGCAAATTCAGCCGCGACGTGGCGCTGTATCGCGAAGTGATGGAGCGCATCCGCGAGGCGGACATCGACATCATCGTCAACCTGACCGCTGGCATGGGTGGTGATCTGGAGATTGGCGGCGGTGAGCGCCCGATGGAGTTTGGCCCCAATACCGACCTCGTCGGCCCGCTGACGCGCCTGGCCCACGTCGAGGAACTGCTACCGGAAATCTGCACCCTCGACTGCGGCACCCTGAACTTCGGCGATGGCGACACTATTTATGTGTCCACCCCGGCGCAACTGCGTGCCGGCGCCAAACGTATCCAGGAGCTGGGCGTGAAGGCTGAGCTGGAAATTTTCGACACCGGTCACCTCTGGTTCGCCAAACAGATGATCAAGGAAGGGCTGCTCGATAACCCGCTGTTCCAACTGTGTATGGGTATCCCATGGGGGGCACCCGCCGACACCACCACCATGAAAGCCATGGTCGATAACCTCCCGGCCGACGCGGTATGGGCCGGCTTTGGCATCGGCCGCATGCAGATGCCGATGGCCGCGCAAGCGGTGTTGCTGGGCGGCAACGTGCGAGTCGGTCTGGAAGACAACCTGTGGCTGGACAAAGGCGTGCTTGCCACCAATGGCCAACTGGTGGAACGCGCCAGTGAAATCCTCAGTCGCCTGGGCGCGCGGGTCATGACCCCGGCGGAAGGCCGCATCAAGATGGGCCTTACCCAGCGCGGCTAA
- the opuAC_4 gene encoding quaternary amine uptake ABC transporter substrate-binding protein — protein sequence MNRLISRSVLALTASAILSTHVMAADAASCQNVRMGVVNWTDVIATSAMTQVLLDGLGYKTKQTTASQQIIFAGIRDQRLDLFLGYWNPLMTQTITPFVEAKQLKVLDKPSLEDARATLAVPTYLADKGLKTFADIARFEKELGGKIYGIEPGSGANTQIKAMIAKNQFGLGKFQLVESSEAGMLAAVDRAVRRKEAVVFFGWAPHPMNVNVAMTYLSGSESALGPNEGMATVWTVTSPTYAEQCPNVHKLLTNLTYTSADESRMMQPLLDHKDAFESARQWLKDHPQDQARWLEGVTTFDGKPAAANLQLSNK from the coding sequence ATGAACCGACTGATTAGCCGAAGTGTGCTTGCACTCACAGCCAGCGCTATTTTGAGCACCCACGTAATGGCAGCTGATGCCGCTTCATGCCAGAACGTGCGCATGGGCGTGGTGAACTGGACCGACGTGATCGCCACCAGCGCCATGACCCAAGTGCTGCTCGACGGCCTCGGCTACAAGACTAAACAGACCACCGCTTCCCAGCAGATTATTTTCGCTGGCATCCGCGACCAGCGCCTTGACCTGTTCCTGGGCTACTGGAACCCGCTTATGACCCAGACCATCACCCCGTTTGTCGAGGCCAAGCAACTCAAAGTCCTAGACAAACCAAGCCTGGAAGACGCCCGCGCCACGTTGGCCGTGCCGACATACCTGGCGGACAAGGGCCTGAAGACCTTTGCCGATATCGCCAGGTTCGAGAAGGAACTGGGCGGCAAGATCTACGGCATCGAGCCGGGTTCGGGCGCCAATACCCAGATCAAGGCGATGATCGCCAAAAACCAGTTCGGCCTGGGCAAGTTCCAGTTGGTGGAGTCCAGCGAAGCGGGCATGCTCGCCGCCGTGGACCGTGCCGTTCGCCGCAAGGAGGCCGTGGTGTTTTTCGGCTGGGCGCCGCACCCGATGAACGTCAACGTGGCGATGACTTACCTCAGTGGCAGCGAGAGCGCACTGGGCCCGAACGAGGGCATGGCCACCGTATGGACCGTCACTTCGCCGACGTATGCCGAGCAGTGCCCCAACGTGCACAAGTTGCTGACTAATCTGACGTACACCTCAGCCGACGAGAGCCGGATGATGCAGCCACTGCTGGATCACAAGGACGCCTTCGAGTCCGCCAGACAGTGGCTCAAGGATCATCCGCAAGACCAGGCGCGATGGCTGGAAGGGGTCACTACCTTTGACGGCAAACCGGCTGCGGCAAACCTTCAACTGAGCAACAAATAA
- the rhaS_8 gene encoding AraC family transcriptional regulator, whose protein sequence is MAQDFYFLLMPGFSAIGFTSAMEPLRVANRFGGELYRWHILSADGGAVLASNGMSVNVDAALGSLKKGTTLLVVAGFEPLQSATPALAQWLRRLDHDGVTLGAIDTGACVLAEAGLLDGYRLTLHWEAIDAFKESYPQLTVTQELFEIDRRRITCAGGTASIDLMLDLIAQAHGPELAIQVSEQFVLGRIRTRKDHQRMQIATRYGITNKKLIQVIGEMEQCTEPPLSTLALAETIKVTRRQLERLFRLHLNDTPSNFYLGLRLEKARQLLRQSGLSVLEVSIACGFESPSYFTRSYRARFAKCPREDRRRGGNGAPRSVISNDGQIDSLPDEV, encoded by the coding sequence ATGGCCCAGGATTTCTATTTTTTGTTGATGCCGGGGTTCTCGGCGATCGGTTTTACCTCCGCGATGGAGCCGCTGCGGGTGGCCAACCGCTTTGGCGGCGAGCTGTACCGCTGGCACATCTTGAGCGCCGACGGTGGCGCGGTGCTGGCGAGCAATGGCATGTCGGTTAACGTGGACGCGGCGCTGGGGTCGCTGAAAAAAGGAACAACCTTGCTGGTGGTGGCCGGTTTTGAACCGCTGCAGTCCGCCACCCCGGCCCTGGCGCAATGGCTGCGTCGCCTCGACCATGACGGCGTGACCCTGGGCGCGATCGACACGGGCGCTTGCGTGCTCGCCGAAGCCGGCTTGCTCGACGGCTATCGCCTGACCCTGCACTGGGAGGCTATCGACGCGTTTAAAGAATCGTATCCACAGCTCACCGTGACCCAGGAACTGTTCGAGATCGACCGCCGCCGCATCACCTGTGCGGGTGGCACCGCGTCCATCGATCTGATGCTCGACCTGATCGCCCAGGCCCACGGCCCCGAGTTGGCGATTCAGGTCTCCGAACAATTCGTCCTTGGCCGCATTCGCACGCGCAAAGACCATCAACGCATGCAGATCGCCACGCGTTACGGCATCACCAACAAGAAATTGATACAGGTGATCGGCGAGATGGAACAGTGCACCGAACCGCCCCTGAGCACATTGGCGCTGGCCGAGACGATCAAAGTCACCCGGCGCCAGCTGGAGCGCTTGTTTCGCCTGCACCTGAACGACACGCCGAGCAACTTCTATCTAGGCCTGCGCCTTGAGAAAGCTCGGCAACTGCTGCGTCAAAGCGGTCTGAGTGTGCTGGAAGTGAGCATAGCCTGCGGATTTGAATCGCCGTCGTATTTCACACGCAGCTATCGAGCGCGGTTCGCGAAATGCCCGAGGGAGGATCGGCGGCGGGGAGGGAATGGCGCTCCACGGTCGGTAATCAGCAATGATGGTCAGATAGACAGCCTGCCCGACGAGGTTTAA
- the parE1 gene encoding plasmid stabilization system protein, translated as MPQYRISNAARADIVDILRLSQAQFGDQARQRYQALIIAALQAIADTPYRIGSYERDELAPGLRSYHLIYSRQQAKQPHGAVKSPRHIVFYRVATSDVIEVVRLLHDAMEGQLHLPNE; from the coding sequence ATGCCGCAGTATCGGATTTCGAACGCGGCGCGCGCCGACATTGTCGACATCCTCAGGCTCTCCCAAGCGCAGTTCGGCGATCAAGCACGCCAGCGGTATCAGGCGCTGATCATCGCGGCGCTGCAAGCGATCGCCGACACGCCTTATCGCATTGGCAGCTACGAACGCGATGAGCTGGCACCGGGCCTTCGCAGCTATCACCTCATCTATTCACGACAGCAGGCCAAACAGCCCCACGGGGCGGTCAAGAGCCCTCGCCATATCGTGTTTTATCGTGTAGCAACCTCCGACGTGATCGAGGTCGTCCGACTTCTTCATGACGCCATGGAAGGGCAACTGCACCTGCCCAACGAATGA
- the parD1 gene encoding transcription regulator, whose amino-acid sequence MATRNVVLTPHQEQVIQDLVQSGRYQNASEVMREGLRLLEQRVAEDTAKIEALRLATSIGIMDFEQGRFTQLNERDLEHYLEGLSLEATLPAREKH is encoded by the coding sequence ATGGCAACGAGAAACGTTGTGCTCACCCCTCACCAGGAACAGGTTATCCAGGACCTGGTTCAGTCCGGCCGTTATCAGAATGCCAGCGAAGTGATGCGGGAAGGTTTGCGGCTATTGGAACAGCGTGTCGCCGAAGACACCGCCAAAATTGAGGCCCTGCGTCTGGCGACCTCTATCGGCATCATGGACTTTGAGCAAGGGCGCTTTACTCAGTTGAACGAACGGGATCTGGAGCACTACCTCGAGGGCTTGAGCCTGGAGGCCACCCTCCCCGCGCGCGAGAAACACTGA
- the mtnN gene encoding Response regulator receiver domain protein: MANLENEFILIAGSISKKTEKASIDLAHDFTRAVTKSVLDAQGGLVVYLAGCPTNEGGDALTFDWTVAYEAEKLLASYTPARQLKIVTSKLAMQKKMTPEQRMFIRRLSAENFAEIIYLEDDVVTGGNIGDEQVEVSTAMIALGGGKGVSDRARKMRKRKLPVLPFDLNLGGFSEDGQGALGLHANFFKEPLTLFPFTGEQVKGRLDSMSLQEPLHSLDKLADLSVGMFQNEIVAREAARSPDLLVITAIAIELAAAKKMFGVGEDVPTRFTAHGVHYWPVTIQRPDGPLSCVIASLGNAGNVNATAITTLLLSELKPKKVLMMGIAAGRRKKLSLGEVILSERVVYYEGAAALAGGKLAARPEMPRPGLSTQQDLNAYFATASLPDRLQDHANKLGFAMPVASIAGEVAAQLKVSPATIASGELLIRDPKLFESFQGIHDKAVVAEMEAYGVFDACDKQNVPVIVVRGISDYGDKTKDNTFHKVASEAAALVTLDYATHGWSRRPAI, translated from the coding sequence ATGGCAAATCTTGAAAATGAATTCATTCTGATCGCAGGCAGCATCTCCAAGAAGACAGAGAAGGCCTCGATCGACCTCGCGCATGACTTCACTCGCGCGGTTACTAAGAGCGTCCTGGATGCACAGGGGGGCTTGGTCGTCTACTTGGCAGGCTGCCCCACCAATGAAGGTGGTGATGCGCTGACCTTCGATTGGACGGTGGCCTACGAGGCGGAAAAGCTCTTGGCTAGCTACACCCCTGCCCGCCAGTTGAAGATCGTGACCTCTAAGTTGGCCATGCAGAAAAAAATGACTCCAGAGCAGCGAATGTTCATCCGCCGGCTCTCGGCTGAAAATTTCGCGGAGATCATCTACCTCGAAGACGACGTGGTCACCGGCGGAAACATCGGTGATGAACAAGTGGAAGTTTCCACGGCGATGATTGCGCTGGGTGGCGGTAAAGGTGTTTCAGACCGAGCCCGCAAGATGCGCAAACGAAAGCTGCCCGTGCTGCCATTTGATTTGAACCTTGGTGGGTTCAGCGAGGACGGCCAAGGAGCGCTCGGCCTTCACGCAAACTTCTTCAAGGAGCCCCTGACGTTGTTTCCGTTCACGGGCGAGCAGGTGAAAGGCCGACTGGACAGCATGTCTCTGCAGGAGCCGCTCCACAGCCTGGACAAGCTGGCAGATCTTTCCGTAGGAATGTTCCAAAATGAGATCGTGGCCAGGGAAGCGGCACGCTCTCCAGACCTTCTGGTCATCACGGCCATCGCTATTGAGCTGGCAGCTGCAAAGAAAATGTTCGGTGTTGGCGAAGATGTTCCAACGCGCTTCACCGCACATGGCGTCCACTATTGGCCCGTGACAATTCAACGACCTGACGGCCCACTTTCTTGCGTCATCGCTTCTCTCGGCAATGCTGGCAACGTCAATGCGACCGCCATCACAACGCTCCTGCTGTCGGAGCTGAAACCCAAAAAAGTTCTGATGATGGGGATCGCAGCGGGCCGGCGTAAAAAACTGAGCCTTGGTGAAGTCATCTTGTCCGAGCGCGTCGTGTACTACGAGGGAGCGGCAGCGCTTGCCGGTGGCAAGCTTGCAGCGCGACCGGAAATGCCTCGACCTGGGCTCTCTACCCAGCAAGATCTCAATGCTTACTTCGCAACCGCGTCCTTACCCGATCGTCTGCAAGACCATGCGAACAAGCTTGGCTTCGCGATGCCGGTAGCGTCCATAGCGGGTGAGGTTGCTGCCCAGTTAAAAGTATCCCCTGCAACCATTGCTTCCGGCGAACTGCTAATTCGAGACCCGAAACTTTTCGAGAGTTTCCAAGGCATTCACGACAAAGCTGTGGTAGCTGAAATGGAGGCCTACGGGGTTTTCGACGCCTGCGACAAGCAGAACGTGCCTGTGATAGTCGTAAGGGGCATCAGCGATTACGGTGACAAGACCAAGGACAACACTTTCCACAAGGTGGCTTCCGAGGCTGCTGCCCTCGTGACCCTGGATTACGCCACCCACGGATGGAGCCGCAGACCGGCTATCTGA